AAGCCGCGCGCGGCATTGCACCAGTCGGCGCCCATGGCCAACGTGCGCGCGATATCGAAGGCGCTGATCAGCTTGCCGCTGGCGCCTACGCGGATCTTGTCGCGCAGGTTGGCGCCGACCAGCGTGTTGTGCACCAGCAGCAGCCCTTCCTGCAGCGGCACGCCGATATGGTCGACAAATTCCACCGGCGCCGCGCCCGTGCCGCCTTCGGAGCCATCCACCACGATAAAGTCCGGCAGGATGCCCGATTCCAGCATGGCCTTGACCACGCCGAAGAAATCCCACGGATGGCCGATGCAGAGCTTGAAGCCGGTGGGCTTGCCACCCGACAGGCTACGTAGCCGATCGACGAATTGCAGCAGTTCAAGCGGCGTGGAGAATTCGCTATGGGCGGCGGGCGATACGCAATCGATACCCATCGGCACCCCGCGCGTGGCCGCGATTTCCGGCGTGATCTTGGCGGCCGGGAGCACCCCGCCATGGCCAGGCTTGGCACCTTGCGACAGCTTGACCTCGATCATCTTCACCTGCGGGTCGGCGGCCTGCTTGGCGAACAGGTCGGGATCGAAGCTGCCATCGGCGCGACGGCAGCCAAAGTAACCCGAGCCCAGTTCCCAGATCAGGTCGCCGCCTTCGGCGCGGTGATAGGGCGAGATCGAGCCCTCGCCAGTGTCGTGGGCAAAACCGCCGAGCTTGGCGCCGCGATTGAGCGAGCGGATGGCGTTGGCCGACAGCGCGCCAAAGCTCATGGCGGAAACGTTGAAAACCGAGATGTCGTAAGGCTGGGCGCGGTCGGCGCCCACCGTGATGCGGAAATTGGAGCTCGCGATCCTGGTCGGCGCCAGCGAATGGCTGATCCATTCGTAGCCCGGCCGCTTGACGTCGAACTCGGTGCCGAACGGGCGGCTATCCACCTCGTTCTTGGCGCGCTGGTACACCAGGCTGCGCTGGGCGCGCGAGAAGGGCGCCTCGGAGGTCTCGTCCTCGATGAAGTACTGGCGGATTTCCGGCCGAATGAATTCCAGGAAAAAGCGCGCGTGACCCCAGATCGGATAGTTGCGCAGGATGGCGTGGCGCTTCTGCAGCATGTCGTGCGCGCCGACGATGCAGAACGCCAGCGGCAGCGCGACCCACCACCAGGACAGCGCGCGGGTGGCCGCCAGGGCGGTCAGGACAATCAGGCCGCCGGCCGCCAGGGCCACGGCGCCATAACGACGCTCGATCATGTGAGGGACTTTTTTTCAGGGCAACCCCCGATGATGACGCTTGTGGGGCGGCAAGTGAAGTATCGGCAGTGGAAACGCTGTCTTGATCATCGGACAACAAAATGCGATTAACCGCCATGGCGGGATGCCCTGCGCATATCGCGGCGCATTGCTGCAGCGCCGCGTTTGCGCGGGCAGGGTGGGGCGTGGCGGGCGAGGGGAGCAAACCGGCAGCCGCTCAAATAACCCCGCCATTGACGCGAAGCGTCTGGCCGTTGACCCACGCGCCATCGGCGCCCGCGAAGAATGCCGCGGCGTTGGCGATGTCTTCCGGCGCGCCCAGGCGTTCCAGCGGCGCCATCTTTGCCATCCGGTCGATCAGTTCGGGCGACTTGCCGTCGAGGAACAGTTCGGTGGCCGTCGGCCCCGGCGCAACCGAGTTGACGGTGATATTGCGGCCGCGCAGCTCCTTCATCAGCACGGCCGTCATGGTCTCCACGGCGGCCTTGGACGCTGCGTAGACGCCATAGGTCGGCATCAGCAGTCCCACAAGACTCGACGACAGGTTGATGATGCGGCCGCCATCGCGGAGCCGGCGCGCCGCCTCGCGCAGTGTGTTGAACGTGCCCTTCAGGTTGATGTCGATGATGCTGTCGAACAGGGCGTCGTCGCTCTCGGCCAGCGTGGCCAGCTTCATGATGCCGGCGTTGTTGACCAGCACGTCGACGCCGCCAAAGGCCGCCTCGGCGGCGGCAAACATGCGGGCCACGGCGGCGGGGTCGCTGACGTCGGCCTGGTGGGTCAGGGCGCGGCCGCCGGCCGCTTCGATTTCGGCGGCCACGGCCTCTGCGTCGCGGGCGCTGCCCGCGTAGTTGACGACGATGGTCAGGCCGTCGGCCGCCAGACGGCGGGCGATGGCGGCGCCAATGCCGCGCGAGGCGCCGGTCACGATGGCGACGCGGTTGGCTTGGGAGTTGGGGGTGGCAGTCATGTCAGGGCTCCGGTGGATCGATTCAGGTCAGTTGAACCGCGTTGCGCTGCGGTGTGGCTCCACTATGGGCGATAGCTCGCGCTGGATAATCGGTCTAGAATTGCCCGCACTTGTTCTCCCACGGAAACAATGGTGTTCGTGTGGGCATTAATCGACACAAAAGGCGGCAGGGGATGGATCGATTCGACGCAATGCGCCTCTACACACGGGTAGTGGAACGTCGCAGCTTTACGCTGGCTGCTGGCGATATGGACGTGCCCCGGTCCACGGTAACCAAGGTCATCGCCGATCTGGAGCGGCGCCTTGGCGTGCGCCTGCTCCAGCGCACCACGCGCGTGGTGCGGCCCACCCTGGACGGCGAGGCCTATTACCGCCGATGCCTGCGCATCCTTGACGATATCGAGGACGCCGAAGGTGGTTTCAGCGGCGCGGAGCCGCGTGGCATGCTGCGGATCGAGGTCCAGGGCACGCTGGCGCGCCATTTCCTGATGCCGGGCTTCCCCGATTTCCTGGCCCGCTACCCGCAACTGCAGATCACCATGAGCGAAGGCGACCGCTGGGTTGACCTGGTGCAGGAGGGCGTGGACTGCGTGCTGCGCTATGGCAA
This region of Cupriavidus sp. EM10 genomic DNA includes:
- a CDS encoding FMN-binding glutamate synthase family protein, giving the protein MIERRYGAVALAAGGLIVLTALAATRALSWWWVALPLAFCIVGAHDMLQKRHAILRNYPIWGHARFFLEFIRPEIRQYFIEDETSEAPFSRAQRSLVYQRAKNEVDSRPFGTEFDVKRPGYEWISHSLAPTRIASSNFRITVGADRAQPYDISVFNVSAMSFGALSANAIRSLNRGAKLGGFAHDTGEGSISPYHRAEGGDLIWELGSGYFGCRRADGSFDPDLFAKQAADPQVKMIEVKLSQGAKPGHGGVLPAAKITPEIAATRGVPMGIDCVSPAAHSEFSTPLELLQFVDRLRSLSGGKPTGFKLCIGHPWDFFGVVKAMLESGILPDFIVVDGSEGGTGAAPVEFVDHIGVPLQEGLLLVHNTLVGANLRDKIRVGASGKLISAFDIARTLAMGADWCNAARGFMFALGCVQAQKCHTDRCPVGVATQDPVRQRAIVVPDKAERVASFHRHTLHALQELLQAAGLHSPGELTPHHIVRRLSPSEVKPMSELFDFLQPGDLVNGNLRFSLWEKYWPMARADHFGIPV
- a CDS encoding SDR family oxidoreductase: MTATPNSQANRVAIVTGASRGIGAAIARRLAADGLTIVVNYAGSARDAEAVAAEIEAAGGRALTHQADVSDPAAVARMFAAAEAAFGGVDVLVNNAGIMKLATLAESDDALFDSIIDINLKGTFNTLREAARRLRDGGRIINLSSSLVGLLMPTYGVYAASKAAVETMTAVLMKELRGRNITVNSVAPGPTATELFLDGKSPELIDRMAKMAPLERLGAPEDIANAAAFFAGADGAWVNGQTLRVNGGVI